The Deltaproteobacteria bacterium CG2_30_66_27 genomic interval GCATCACCGACGCGGGGATGTGCGGCCCCGCCGGGTCGATCATCGGGATGGATCCGAAGACGGTACTGCGACGCTTCCTCCTCCAGGTGCCCGTCCGCTTCGATGTCGCCCCGGGCGAGCCGGAGGCGTCGGGCATCTTCTTCGACCTGGATCCGGGAACGGGGCGCTGCGCCGCGGTGCAGGCGTTCCGGACCTCCGAATCGCAAATGAGGAGCAGAGAGACATGGAAAACGTTCTCCAATCCCTGAGGCGAGGCACGGTGGAGGTGATCTCCGGAGAGGAGCTTTCCCGGAAAGTCGCCGCCTCAGCGAAGGAGAAGCGCCCCCTGCGGGTGAAGGCGGGGTTCGACCCCACCGCGCCGGATCTCCACCTCGGGCACACGGTGCTCATCCAGAAGTTGAAGCACTTCCAGGACGCGGGGCACCAGGTCATCTTCCTCGTCGGCGACTTCACGGGGATGATCGGCGACCCGTCGGGCAAGTCCGAGACGCGAAAGGCCCTCACGCGGGAGGACGTGGAACGGAACGCCGTCTCCTACAAGGAGCAGATCTTCAAGATCCTCGATCCGTCGCGGACCGAGGTCCGGTTCAACTCCGAGTGGCTTTCCTCGATGCGCATCGAGCAGATGGTTCGCGTCGCCGCCCAAATGACGGTGGCGCGGATGCTCGAGCGGGACGACTTCCGGAAGCGGTACGAGGAACAGCGCCCGATCTCGATCCACGAATTCCTCTACCCGCTCTTCCAGGGGTACGACTCCGTGGCGCTGCGGGCCGACGTCGAGTTCGGCGGGACGGACCAGAAGTTCAACCTGCTGGTGGGGCGCGACCTGCAGCGCGCCTACGGACAGGAACCGCAGGTGGTGATGACCACGCCGCTGCTGGTGGGGCTGGACGGCGTCAACAAGATGAGCAAGAGCCTGGGGAACTACGTGGGGATCACGGAGCCCCCGGAGACGATCTTCGGGAAGATGATGTCGATCTCGGACGAGTTGATGAT includes:
- a CDS encoding tyrosine--tRNA ligase; the protein is MENVLQSLRRGTVEVISGEELSRKVAASAKEKRPLRVKAGFDPTAPDLHLGHTVLIQKLKHFQDAGHQVIFLVGDFTGMIGDPSGKSETRKALTREDVERNAVSYKEQIFKILDPSRTEVRFNSEWLSSMRIEQMVRVAAQMTVARMLERDDFRKRYEEQRPISIHEFLYPLFQGYDSVALRADVEFGGTDQKFNLLVGRDLQRAYGQEPQVVMTTPLLVGLDGVNKMSKSLGNYVGITEPPETIFGKMMSISDELMIQYYELLSDIDVGELSALKAGLSDGSRHPMDAKIALAREIVARFHGAAAARGAEDGFRGRFSRKEFPEDARRVEFVADGGTPDLATVVSRVSGSFTSKSAARRLVAQGGVEVNGERATDPSVLLPFPSEVRLKIGKKEFLVVALR